A portion of the Candidatus Saccharimonadales bacterium genome contains these proteins:
- a CDS encoding VOC family protein — protein MLKFTGIGIHIKVKDITASRKFYEALGFSPIFGYGSDDFRKTLPKGCPSAPEKYQGVTYRLANGAELEIADGHIAAKPNVFQEKITSGKISAMIKVESIVPVIQEYRDRIKFPVRHYYWNSIEVALRDPDGFVLVFIAPFSETELGKVSKIIEVETVSAPS, from the coding sequence ATGCTCAAGTTCACCGGGATCGGCATTCACATCAAAGTTAAAGACATTACAGCATCTAGAAAATTTTATGAAGCACTTGGCTTTTCACCAATTTTTGGTTACGGCTCAGACGATTTCCGAAAGACTTTGCCAAAAGGCTGTCCATCCGCCCCAGAAAAGTATCAAGGTGTGACGTATCGTTTGGCCAATGGAGCTGAGCTTGAGATTGCTGACGGCCACATTGCCGCTAAGCCCAATGTTTTCCAAGAGAAAATCACATCAGGCAAAATCTCGGCCATGATCAAAGTAGAATCGATAGTCCCTGTGATTCAAGAATACCGGGACCGTATTAAATTTCCAGTTCGGCATTATTATTGGAATTCCATAGAGGTAGCTCTGCGCGATCCTGATGGTTTCGTTTTGGTCTTTATTGCGCCATTCTCTGAGACAGAGCTAGGCAAAGTCAGTAAAATTATCGAGGTTGAGACAGTTTCGGCGCCGTCGTAG